The proteins below come from a single Strix uralensis isolate ZFMK-TIS-50842 chromosome 8, bStrUra1, whole genome shotgun sequence genomic window:
- the SLC35A3 gene encoding UDP-N-acetylglucosamine transporter isoform X4 codes for MSANLKYLSLGILVFQTTSLVLTMRYSRTLKEEGPRYLSSTAVVIAELLKILACVLLVYKDSKCNLRTLNRVLHDEILNKPMETLKLAIPSGIYTLQNNLLYVALSNLDAATYQVTYQLKILTTALFSVSMLSKKLGVYQWLSLVILMTGVAFVQWPSDSQATAAKEHSAGSQFVGLIAVLIACFSSGFAGVYFEKILKETKQSVWIRNIQLGFFGSIFGLMGVYIYDGEQLSKNGFFQGYNKLTWIVVVLQALGGLVIAAVIKYADNILKGFATSLSIILSTLISYFWLQDFVPTSVFFFGAVLVIAATFLYGYDPKPAGNPIKA; via the exons atgtcTGCCAATTTAAAGTACCTTTCCTTGGGCATCCTGGTTTTTCAGACCACAAGTTTAGTCTTGACCATGCGTTATTCTCGGACGCTGAAAGAAGAAGGACCTCGTTACTTGTCCTCTACTGCAGTAGTTATTGCTGAACTTCTGAAGATTTTGGCCTGTGTTCTATTGGTCTACAAAGACAGCA AGTGCAATTTACGGACTCTGAACAGAGTGCTACATGATGAAATCCTTAATAAACCCATGGAAACTCTTAAACTTGCTATTCCTTCAGGAATTTACACTCTTCAGAATAACTTGCTGTATGTAGCATTGTCAAACCTAGATGCAGCGACGTACCAG GTTACATATCAGCTGAAAATTCTTACCACAGCATTGTTTTCTGTGTCGATGTTGAGCAAGAAATTGGGTGTATACCAGTGGCTTTCATTAGTAATATTGATGACAGGAGTGGCATTTGTGCAG TGGCCTTCAGACTCTCAAGCAACAGCTGCTAAGGAACATTCAGCAGGATCTCAGTTTGTAGGCCTGATTGCAGTTCTTATAGCGTGCTTTTCTAGTGGATTTGCTGGGgtttattttgagaaaattttaaaggaaactaAGCAGTCTGTGTGGATCAGAAACATTCAGCTTG GATTTTTTGGTAGCATATTTGGACTGATGGGTGTATACATTTATGATGGAGAACAACTGTCAAAGAATGGATTTTTTCAAGGATACAATAAACTTACTTGGATAGTTGTTGTTCTACAG GCACTCGGAGGACTGGTGATTGCTGCTGTTATAAAATATGCGGACAACATTTTGAAGGGATTTGCAACTTCTCTCTCTATTATACTGTCAACATTGATCTCCTATTTCTGGCTGCAAGATTTTGTCCCTACAAG TGTCTTTTTCTTCGGAGCCGTCCTTGTAATAGCAGCTACTTTCCTATATGGTTATGATCCCAAACCTGCAGGAAATCCCATTAAGGCATAG
- the SLC35A3 gene encoding UDP-N-acetylglucosamine transporter isoform X3: MSANLKYLSLGILVFQTTSLVLTMRYSRTLKEEGPRYLSSTAVVIAELLKILACVLLVYKDSKCNLRTLNRVLHDEILNKPMETLKLAIPSGIYTLQNNLLYVALSNLDAATYQVTYQLKILTTALFSVSMLSKKLGVYQWLSLVILMTGVAFVQWPSDSQATAAKEHSAGSQFVGLIAVLIACFSSGFAGVYFEKILKETKQSVWIRNIQLGFFGSIFGLMGVYIYDGEQLSKNGFFQGYNKLTWIVVVLQALGGLVIAAVIKYADNILKGFATSLSIILSTLISYFWLQDFVPTSWQDSIFCKMEPPTGQESLNLQPWLLTKHSLAGSLF; the protein is encoded by the exons atgtcTGCCAATTTAAAGTACCTTTCCTTGGGCATCCTGGTTTTTCAGACCACAAGTTTAGTCTTGACCATGCGTTATTCTCGGACGCTGAAAGAAGAAGGACCTCGTTACTTGTCCTCTACTGCAGTAGTTATTGCTGAACTTCTGAAGATTTTGGCCTGTGTTCTATTGGTCTACAAAGACAGCA AGTGCAATTTACGGACTCTGAACAGAGTGCTACATGATGAAATCCTTAATAAACCCATGGAAACTCTTAAACTTGCTATTCCTTCAGGAATTTACACTCTTCAGAATAACTTGCTGTATGTAGCATTGTCAAACCTAGATGCAGCGACGTACCAG GTTACATATCAGCTGAAAATTCTTACCACAGCATTGTTTTCTGTGTCGATGTTGAGCAAGAAATTGGGTGTATACCAGTGGCTTTCATTAGTAATATTGATGACAGGAGTGGCATTTGTGCAG TGGCCTTCAGACTCTCAAGCAACAGCTGCTAAGGAACATTCAGCAGGATCTCAGTTTGTAGGCCTGATTGCAGTTCTTATAGCGTGCTTTTCTAGTGGATTTGCTGGGgtttattttgagaaaattttaaaggaaactaAGCAGTCTGTGTGGATCAGAAACATTCAGCTTG GATTTTTTGGTAGCATATTTGGACTGATGGGTGTATACATTTATGATGGAGAACAACTGTCAAAGAATGGATTTTTTCAAGGATACAATAAACTTACTTGGATAGTTGTTGTTCTACAG GCACTCGGAGGACTGGTGATTGCTGCTGTTATAAAATATGCGGACAACATTTTGAAGGGATTTGCAACTTCTCTCTCTATTATACTGTCAACATTGATCTCCTATTTCTGGCTGCAAGATTTTGTCCCTACAAG TTGGCAAGATTCAATTTTCTGTAAGATGGAGCCCCCCACAGGTCAGGAATCACTGAATCTCCAACCTTGGCTTTTGACGAAGCACTCTCTCGCGGGCTCCCTGTTTTAG